The following proteins are encoded in a genomic region of Micromonospora olivasterospora:
- a CDS encoding amidohydrolase family protein codes for MDLLYQGVVKGEISLARWVEISSTTPARMFGLYPRKGIIAPGADADITVYDPTARQTISARTHHMNVDYSAYEGWELTGKVSTVLSHGRVVVDGDAFHGAAGHGRFLKRDLCQYLV; via the coding sequence ATGGACCTGCTCTACCAGGGCGTGGTGAAGGGTGAGATCAGCCTCGCGCGGTGGGTGGAGATCAGCTCGACGACGCCCGCCCGGATGTTCGGCCTGTATCCGCGCAAGGGGATCATCGCGCCGGGCGCGGACGCCGACATCACGGTGTACGACCCGACGGCCCGGCAGACGATCTCGGCCCGCACCCACCACATGAACGTCGACTACTCGGCGTACGAGGGTTGGGAGCTGACCGGGAAGGTCTCCACCGTGCTGTCGCACGGTCGGGTCGTGGTCGACGGCGACGCGTTCCACGGCGCCGCCGGGCACGGCCGGTTCCTGAAGCGCGACCTGTGCCAGTACCTGGTCTGA
- a CDS encoding alpha/beta fold hydrolase has protein sequence MTRDGEPGPRFAPRADGNRVAYEVTGAPDGFPVFLLHGTPGSRRGPKPRGIVLYRMGVRLVAYDRPGYGDSDRFEGRDVADAARDVEAIADQLELDRFAVVGRSGGGPHALACAADERLRSRVTRVAVLVSLAPSDAMELEWFDGMNGDNTRGFGAGVPDTETVVEEIRRRAARAAEDPRFLLRDLMTHMGPPDRRAINDAALRGIIFDTYQEALRTGPYGWIDDVLALRRSWKFDLGAIDTRVTPVRLWHGAEDTFAPVSHGRWLAARIPGAEIEVQPGAAHFDAMQQLPRILRWLTGAEAPVSGDVLIGARPGQ, from the coding sequence GTGACCCGAGACGGAGAGCCAGGGCCGCGATTCGCCCCCCGTGCGGACGGCAACCGGGTGGCGTACGAGGTGACCGGCGCTCCCGACGGGTTCCCCGTCTTCCTGCTGCACGGCACGCCCGGCAGCCGCCGGGGGCCGAAGCCGCGCGGCATCGTGCTCTACCGGATGGGCGTGCGGCTCGTCGCCTACGACCGTCCGGGGTACGGCGACTCCGACCGCTTCGAGGGGCGGGACGTGGCCGACGCCGCCCGGGACGTCGAGGCGATCGCCGACCAGCTGGAGCTGGACCGGTTCGCCGTGGTCGGCCGCTCCGGCGGCGGCCCGCACGCGCTGGCCTGCGCGGCCGACGAGCGGCTGCGGAGCCGGGTCACGCGGGTGGCCGTGCTCGTCAGCCTCGCCCCGTCGGACGCCATGGAGCTGGAGTGGTTCGACGGCATGAACGGCGACAACACGCGCGGGTTCGGCGCTGGCGTCCCCGACACCGAGACGGTGGTCGAGGAGATCCGCCGGCGGGCCGCCCGCGCCGCCGAGGACCCGCGGTTCCTGCTGCGCGACCTGATGACCCACATGGGCCCGCCGGACCGCCGGGCCATCAACGACGCGGCGCTGCGCGGGATCATCTTCGACACCTACCAGGAGGCGCTGCGCACCGGGCCGTACGGGTGGATCGACGACGTGCTGGCGCTGCGGCGCAGCTGGAAGTTCGACCTCGGCGCGATCGACACCCGGGTGACGCCGGTGCGCCTCTGGCACGGCGCGGAGGACACGTTCGCCCCGGTGAGCCACGGCCGGTGGCTCGCCGCCCGCATCCCCGGCGCCGAGATCGAGGTGCAGCCCGGCGCGGCCCACTTCGACGCCATGCAGCAGCTGCCGCGCATCCTGCGCTGGCTCACCGGCGCCGAGGCGCCGGTCAGCGGGGACGTGCTGATCGGCGCCCGGCCCGGTCAGTAG
- a CDS encoding TIGR03842 family LLM class F420-dependent oxidoreductase produces MDFGVVLQTDPPGRDVVAGLAAAEDSGFRYGWTFDSCVLWQEPFVIYSQVLAATKHLVVGPMVTNPSTRDWSVTASLFATLNEMFGNRTVCGIGRGDSARRVIGQRPAGLAELGRAMRLIKELAEGREVEHHGTPVRIPWVRDGRLEIWMAAYGPKALRLVGEQADGFILQTADPDIARWTIGSVREAATAAGRDPDAITMCVAAPAYVGTDLAHQREQLRWFGGMVGNHVADLVARYGDSGVVPRALTDYIKGREGYDYSHHGRAGNPSTDFVPDEIVDRFCLLGPESAHVDRLQELREIGVDNFALYLMHDDREKTLTSYGTGVIPHV; encoded by the coding sequence GTGGACTTCGGTGTCGTACTGCAGACCGACCCGCCCGGCCGCGACGTCGTGGCGGGCCTGGCCGCCGCCGAGGACAGCGGGTTCCGGTACGGGTGGACGTTCGACTCGTGTGTGCTGTGGCAGGAGCCGTTCGTCATCTACTCGCAGGTCCTCGCCGCGACGAAGCACCTGGTCGTCGGGCCGATGGTGACCAACCCGAGCACCCGCGACTGGTCGGTGACCGCGTCGCTGTTCGCCACGCTGAACGAGATGTTCGGCAACCGTACGGTGTGCGGGATCGGCCGGGGCGACTCCGCGCGGCGGGTCATCGGCCAGCGGCCGGCCGGCCTGGCCGAGCTGGGGCGGGCCATGCGGCTGATCAAGGAGCTGGCGGAGGGCCGCGAGGTCGAGCACCACGGCACGCCGGTGCGCATCCCGTGGGTACGCGACGGCCGGCTGGAGATCTGGATGGCCGCGTACGGGCCGAAGGCGCTCAGGCTGGTCGGCGAGCAGGCCGACGGGTTCATCCTGCAGACAGCCGACCCCGACATCGCCCGCTGGACGATCGGCTCGGTCCGCGAGGCGGCCACCGCCGCCGGCCGCGACCCGGACGCGATCACCATGTGCGTGGCCGCGCCCGCGTACGTGGGCACGGACCTCGCCCACCAGCGGGAGCAGCTGCGCTGGTTCGGCGGCATGGTCGGCAACCACGTCGCCGACCTGGTCGCCCGCTACGGCGACTCGGGCGTGGTGCCGAGGGCGCTGACCGACTACATCAAGGGGCGCGAGGGCTACGACTACTCGCACCACGGCCGGGCCGGCAACCCGTCGACGGACTTCGTGCCGGACGAGATCGTCGACCGGTTCTGCCTGCTCGGGCCCGAGTCGGCGCACGTCGACCGGCTGCAGGAGCTGCGGGAGATCGGCGTCGACAACTTCGCCCTCTACCTGATGCACGACGACAGGGAGAAGACCCTCACCTCGTACGGCACGGGGGTGATCCCGCACGTCTGA
- a CDS encoding PucR family transcriptional regulator ligand-binding domain-containing protein encodes MYPSVAEALALPVIRRARPRVVAGSAGMQGRVRWVHAAEVADIAHLLRGGELVLTTGIALPDEAAALTRYVDDLAEVRAAGLVIELVRRWSDRVPEPLVAAADRHRLPLITLAEETRFVSVTEAVVALIVDAQLAELRAAEQVHETFTSLTVACAEPAEVLREVARISGLPVVLETLGHEVLAYDAAGQDPAELLADWAPRSRSVAAPERTAYDDEAGWLVTMVGAQGADWGRLVLLSPAPPPHRHVVVAERAASALAVHRLVARNRESLERQTHRMLLAQLVGQAVPPADLRDRDDRGGLGRHDDHRGLRRAGQGDLAAGRAGILARQG; translated from the coding sequence ATGTATCCCTCCGTCGCAGAGGCCCTCGCGCTGCCGGTGATCCGGCGCGCGAGGCCGCGGGTGGTGGCCGGTTCGGCCGGGATGCAGGGCCGGGTCCGCTGGGTGCACGCGGCGGAGGTCGCCGACATCGCGCACCTGCTGCGCGGCGGCGAGCTGGTGCTGACCACGGGGATCGCGCTGCCGGACGAGGCGGCGGCGCTGACCAGGTACGTGGACGACCTGGCCGAGGTGAGGGCGGCGGGCCTGGTGATCGAGCTGGTCCGGCGGTGGAGCGACCGGGTGCCGGAGCCGCTGGTGGCGGCGGCCGACCGGCACCGGCTGCCGCTGATCACGCTCGCGGAGGAGACGCGGTTCGTCTCCGTCACCGAGGCGGTGGTCGCGCTGATCGTGGACGCGCAGCTCGCCGAGCTGCGGGCGGCCGAGCAGGTGCACGAGACGTTCACGTCGCTGACCGTGGCGTGCGCGGAGCCGGCCGAGGTGCTGCGGGAGGTGGCCCGCATCTCGGGGCTGCCGGTGGTGCTGGAGACGCTGGGGCACGAGGTGCTCGCGTACGACGCGGCGGGGCAGGATCCGGCCGAGCTGCTGGCCGACTGGGCGCCGCGGTCCCGGTCGGTGGCCGCGCCGGAGCGGACCGCGTACGACGACGAGGCCGGTTGGTTGGTCACGATGGTCGGCGCGCAGGGCGCCGACTGGGGGCGGCTCGTGCTGCTGTCGCCGGCTCCCCCGCCGCACCGGCACGTGGTGGTCGCGGAGCGGGCGGCGTCGGCCCTGGCGGTGCACCGGCTGGTGGCGCGGAACCGGGAGAGCCTGGAGCGGCAGACGCACCGGATGCTGCTGGCGCAGCTGGTCGGCCAGGCGGTCCCCCCGGCGGACCTTCGAGACCGGGACGATCGCGGCGGCCTGGGGCGGCACGACGACCATCGTGGACTTCGCCGTGCAGGCCAAGGGGACCTCGCTGCTGGCCGCGCTGGAATCCTGGCACGGCAAGGCTGA
- a CDS encoding S8 family peptidase, translating into MSLQGRAGRSRPARKLFTATVLAVLAVATVPGSGAAQAAPEPTSTDLYLVQLADAPVASYDGGVAGLAATKPARGGKVDLNSSSARAYRGHLAAKKGDVRRKGGVGAAQTVRDYDVAFNGFAADLTEAQAGKLRHTAGVLNVWKNETRQADTVGTPRMLGLEGRKGVWEKQFKGDERAGEGVIVGVIDSGIWPDNPSFAALPEPRPDAATIAGKWRGACDAGVTATVSCNNKLIGARWYNASGLGNRFPGEFQSPRDYNGHGSHTASTSAGNHGVAATINGLSVGEVSGMAPAARIAAYKALWHQPGGGASGGTVDLVAAINDAVADGVDVINYSVSGSQTSFVDPVELAFLSAADAGVFVAASAGNTGPGASTVAHNSPWITTVAASTHDRSSTKTAALGNGASYTGVGVGGAVAATGLVDATAAGKAGVPVADAELCLLNSLDPARVTGKIVLCKRGVNARTEKSLTVRDAGGVGMIQYNDPDNSLNGDFHFVPSVHVDRAAGLAIKAYAATAGATASLSASVAVTARAPEMAAFSSAGPARAGNGNLLKPDITAPGVDVVAAVAPPGNNNRWDALSGTSMSSPHIAGLAALLIGKNPSWSPIWVKSALMTTAGQKDNSGAPIQRAGRDANPLDFGAGHVQPAASFKPGLVYDSGYADWVRFLCGTGQVTGQACATYGTVDPSDLNYPSISVGALPGKQTVTRTVTNIAKEDGDYTAKVEVPAGYTVAVSPSRIKVKKGRSATFTVTITRTSAALGQWSFGSLTWVPQDRDEFTDVRSPIAVRATAISAPTSVTGTGSAGTAAVKLRPGFTGTLTADVSGAVPANVTALDLVGTNTSFNSAAPATGPAVGRVDVTVPTGSKLVRFATFDADYAAGMDVDLFAYDSAGRLVGSSAGGTAEESITLTAAGTYSVYVVQFALPAGRTQATVKHHDWVLGPASGNLTATPASQSATTGVDATVTLGWTGLTAGARYLGLVALGDGTGEIARTVVSLRP; encoded by the coding sequence GTGTCGTTACAAGGAAGAGCTGGGCGTTCGCGCCCGGCGAGGAAACTGTTCACCGCGACGGTGCTGGCGGTGCTGGCGGTGGCCACCGTCCCCGGCTCGGGCGCCGCGCAGGCCGCCCCCGAGCCGACCAGCACGGACCTGTACCTGGTGCAGCTCGCCGACGCGCCGGTCGCCTCGTACGACGGCGGCGTCGCCGGGCTGGCGGCCACGAAGCCGGCCCGCGGCGGCAAGGTGGATCTGAACTCGTCGTCGGCGCGCGCCTACCGCGGGCACCTCGCGGCGAAGAAGGGCGACGTCCGGCGCAAGGGCGGCGTGGGCGCGGCGCAGACCGTCCGCGACTACGACGTGGCCTTCAACGGCTTCGCGGCCGACCTCACCGAGGCGCAGGCCGGCAAGCTGCGGCACACCGCCGGCGTGCTCAACGTGTGGAAGAACGAGACCCGCCAGGCGGACACCGTCGGCACGCCGCGGATGCTCGGCCTCGAGGGCCGCAAGGGCGTCTGGGAGAAGCAGTTCAAGGGCGACGAGCGCGCCGGTGAGGGCGTCATCGTCGGCGTCATCGACAGCGGCATCTGGCCGGACAACCCGAGCTTCGCCGCGCTGCCCGAGCCGCGCCCGGACGCCGCGACCATCGCAGGCAAGTGGCGGGGCGCCTGCGACGCGGGCGTCACCGCCACCGTCAGCTGCAACAACAAGCTGATCGGTGCCCGCTGGTACAACGCCAGCGGGCTCGGCAACCGGTTCCCCGGTGAGTTCCAGTCGCCGCGTGACTACAACGGCCACGGCTCGCACACCGCGTCCACCTCCGCCGGCAACCACGGCGTGGCCGCCACCATCAACGGGCTGTCGGTCGGCGAGGTGTCCGGCATGGCGCCGGCCGCCCGGATCGCCGCCTACAAGGCGCTGTGGCACCAGCCGGGCGGCGGCGCGAGTGGCGGCACCGTCGACCTGGTCGCCGCGATCAACGACGCGGTCGCCGACGGCGTCGACGTCATCAACTACTCCGTCTCCGGCTCGCAGACCTCCTTCGTCGACCCGGTGGAGTTGGCGTTCCTGAGCGCCGCCGACGCCGGCGTCTTCGTCGCCGCGTCGGCCGGCAACACCGGCCCGGGGGCGAGCACCGTCGCCCACAACTCGCCGTGGATCACCACCGTCGCCGCGAGCACCCACGACCGCTCGTCCACCAAGACCGCGGCCCTGGGCAACGGCGCGAGCTACACCGGCGTCGGTGTCGGCGGCGCGGTCGCCGCCACCGGCCTGGTCGACGCCACCGCCGCCGGCAAGGCGGGGGTACCCGTCGCCGACGCGGAGCTGTGCCTGCTCAACTCCCTGGACCCGGCCAGGGTGACCGGCAAGATCGTGCTGTGCAAGCGCGGCGTCAACGCCCGTACGGAGAAGAGCCTGACGGTCCGCGACGCGGGCGGCGTCGGCATGATCCAGTACAACGACCCCGACAACTCGCTCAACGGCGACTTCCACTTCGTACCGTCGGTGCACGTGGACCGGGCCGCCGGCCTGGCGATCAAGGCGTACGCGGCGACGGCCGGCGCCACCGCGTCCCTGTCCGCCAGCGTCGCGGTGACCGCCCGCGCCCCGGAGATGGCGGCGTTCTCGTCGGCCGGTCCGGCTCGGGCGGGCAACGGCAACCTGCTCAAGCCGGACATCACCGCCCCGGGTGTCGACGTCGTCGCGGCGGTCGCCCCGCCGGGCAACAACAACCGGTGGGACGCGCTCTCCGGCACGTCGATGTCCAGCCCGCACATCGCCGGCCTGGCCGCGCTGCTGATCGGCAAGAACCCGTCCTGGTCGCCGATCTGGGTGAAGTCGGCCCTGATGACCACCGCCGGGCAGAAGGACAACAGCGGCGCGCCGATCCAGCGCGCCGGCCGCGACGCGAACCCGCTGGACTTCGGCGCCGGGCACGTACAGCCGGCGGCCTCGTTCAAGCCGGGCCTGGTGTACGACAGCGGCTACGCCGACTGGGTCCGGTTCCTCTGCGGGACCGGGCAGGTCACCGGGCAGGCCTGCGCCACGTACGGCACGGTCGACCCGAGCGACCTGAACTACCCGTCGATCAGCGTCGGCGCCCTGCCGGGCAAGCAGACGGTGACCCGTACCGTGACCAACATCGCCAAGGAGGACGGCGACTACACCGCGAAGGTGGAGGTTCCCGCCGGCTACACCGTGGCGGTCTCGCCGTCCCGAATCAAGGTCAAGAAGGGGAGGTCGGCCACCTTCACGGTGACCATCACCCGCACCAGCGCGGCGCTGGGGCAGTGGTCGTTCGGCTCGCTGACCTGGGTGCCGCAGGACCGCGACGAGTTCACCGACGTCCGCAGCCCGATCGCGGTCCGCGCCACGGCCATCTCCGCCCCGACCTCCGTGACCGGCACCGGCAGCGCCGGCACGGCGGCGGTGAAGCTGCGTCCCGGCTTCACCGGCACGCTGACCGCGGACGTCAGCGGCGCCGTCCCGGCGAACGTCACCGCGCTCGACCTGGTCGGCACGAACACCTCGTTCAACTCGGCCGCCCCGGCCACCGGGCCGGCGGTCGGCAGGGTCGACGTGACCGTGCCGACCGGCAGCAAGCTGGTCCGCTTCGCCACCTTCGATGCGGACTACGCGGCCGGGATGGACGTCGACCTGTTCGCGTACGACTCGGCGGGCCGGCTGGTCGGGTCCAGCGCCGGCGGCACCGCCGAGGAGTCGATCACGCTCACCGCGGCCGGCACGTACTCGGTGTACGTGGTGCAGTTCGCGCTGCCGGCGGGGCGGACCCAGGCGACGGTCAAGCACCACGACTGGGTGCTCGGCCCGGCCAGCGGCAACCTGACCGCCACCCCGGCGAGCCAGTCGGCGACGACGGGCGTCGACGCGACGGTGACGCTCGGCTGGACCGGCCTCACCGCCGGCGCCCGCTACCTGGGACTGGTCGCGCTCGGCGACGGCACCGGGGAGATCGCCCGGACCGTCGTCTCGCTGCGGCCCTGA
- a CDS encoding serine hydrolase domain-containing protein: MRLERRTVLAAGLAAATAALAGCRDRVRTGQPTPEATSPAARATTGAPRAAVAPSTAAAPAPQDKIGRRDPQDGSALTTVLTRYLQPTRENPDHPMYAGAVALCQVGGAVVARSVVGKALRYDAGPVLLPESKQVAMRHDSIFDLASITKVYTAILALQQVDRGRIDLAGRVVDYLPEFSGTGKDAVTVSMLLTHTSGLPVGAKVTGLPDDAARRAAVLATPLVAGAVPGTVFRYSSVGLMVLAQLVEKVTGSRLDQVLKSELTGPLGLRDTGFNPKTWLSATDQANRLVATDARSSRGLLRGVVHDDVANHLGGIAGHAGIFSTAADVAVIGQLLLNGGSYNGTRILSEEITRRMLTNANTGLPAVDPERPNRTSAHGLGVVLDQPWFMGWLASPRTFGHTGFTGTSLVVNPARKMVLVLLTNRAHPNWSWADPDPVRVAAANAVGGPVKRAA; this comes from the coding sequence ATGAGGCTGGAACGTCGTACCGTGCTGGCTGCGGGTCTCGCCGCCGCGACCGCCGCCCTGGCGGGTTGCCGTGACCGTGTCCGTACGGGGCAACCGACGCCGGAGGCGACGTCTCCGGCGGCGCGGGCAACCACCGGCGCGCCGAGGGCCGCGGTCGCCCCGTCGACGGCCGCGGCCCCCGCGCCCCAGGACAAGATCGGGCGGCGCGATCCGCAGGACGGGTCGGCACTGACCACCGTGCTCACCCGCTACCTCCAGCCCACCAGGGAGAACCCGGACCACCCCATGTACGCCGGCGCGGTTGCGCTCTGCCAGGTCGGCGGCGCGGTCGTCGCCCGGTCGGTGGTGGGCAAGGCGCTACGCTACGACGCCGGGCCCGTGCTGTTGCCGGAGTCGAAGCAGGTCGCGATGCGTCACGACTCGATCTTCGACCTCGCCTCGATCACGAAGGTCTACACCGCGATCCTCGCCCTGCAGCAGGTGGACCGGGGCCGCATCGACCTCGCCGGTCGGGTGGTGGACTACCTGCCGGAATTCAGTGGCACCGGCAAGGACGCGGTCACCGTGTCGATGCTGCTGACCCACACCAGCGGCCTGCCGGTCGGTGCCAAGGTCACCGGGCTGCCCGACGACGCCGCCCGCCGGGCCGCGGTGCTTGCCACGCCGCTGGTCGCCGGCGCCGTCCCCGGCACCGTCTTCCGTTACTCCAGCGTCGGCCTGATGGTCCTCGCCCAACTGGTCGAGAAGGTCACCGGTAGCCGGCTCGACCAGGTCCTCAAGAGCGAACTCACCGGTCCCCTCGGCCTGCGGGACACCGGGTTCAACCCCAAGACCTGGTTGTCCGCCACCGACCAGGCCAACCGCCTCGTCGCCACCGACGCCCGGTCCTCCCGCGGCCTGCTGCGCGGCGTCGTCCACGACGACGTCGCCAACCACCTCGGCGGCATCGCCGGCCACGCCGGCATCTTCAGCACGGCGGCCGACGTCGCCGTCATCGGTCAGCTGCTGCTCAACGGCGGCAGCTACAACGGCACGCGTATCCTCTCCGAGGAGATCACGCGGCGGATGCTCACCAACGCCAACACCGGTCTGCCCGCCGTCGACCCGGAGCGCCCCAACCGGACCTCCGCGCACGGCCTGGGCGTCGTGCTCGACCAGCCCTGGTTCATGGGCTGGCTCGCTTCGCCGCGCACGTTCGGCCACACCGGGTTCACCGGCACCTCGCTCGTGGTGAACCCGGCCCGGAAGATGGTTCTGGTCCTGCTCACGAACCGTGCCCACCCCAACTGGAGCTGGGCCGACCCCGACCCCGTCCGGGTCGCCGCCGCCAACGCCGTCGGGGGGCCGGTCAAACGAGCGGCATGA
- the mmsA gene encoding CoA-acylating methylmalonate-semialdehyde dehydrogenase yields the protein MAHRELLARHRSVMPRWLALYYEQPIEFASASGRRVTDREGRTYLDFFAGILTNAVGYDVAEISDAVRAQLDTGVLHSSTLYLIESQVELAEKIAGAAFTRWRTASLAQRTNVMFTFRALLHARRSDLAEILTAEHGKVLADAAGEIQRGLENVEFACGIPQLLKGGFSENASTNVDVYSLRQPLGVVGVITPFNFPAMVPLWFVPNAIACGNTVVLKPSEKDPSASNLIAELFAEAGLPEGVLNVVHGDREAVDRILEHPTIKAVSFVGSTPVARYVYETGTRNGKRVQALGGAKNHMVVLPDADLDLAADAAVSAGFGSAGERCMAVSVVVAVDPVGDELVDKIRERIARLRVGDGRRPGCEMGPLVTGAHRDRVTSYLDAGRDAGAKLVVDGRQHPIDGERTGFWLGPTLFDHVGTDMSVYTDEIFGPVLSVVRVPSYDAAVELVNANPWGNGTAIFTNDGGAARRYQNEAEVGMIGVNVPIPVPMSYYSFGGWKDSLFGDARAYGPEGVDFFVRSKVVTSRWLDPSHGGVNLGFPQAT from the coding sequence ATGGCGCACCGAGAGCTGCTGGCCAGGCACCGGTCCGTGATGCCGCGATGGTTGGCCCTGTACTACGAGCAGCCCATCGAGTTCGCCAGCGCCTCCGGGCGCCGGGTGACCGACCGCGAGGGCCGCACGTACCTCGACTTCTTCGCCGGCATCCTCACCAATGCCGTCGGCTACGACGTGGCCGAGATCAGCGACGCGGTCCGGGCGCAGCTCGACACCGGCGTGCTGCACTCGTCCACGCTGTACCTGATCGAGTCGCAGGTGGAGCTCGCCGAGAAGATCGCCGGCGCGGCGTTCACCCGCTGGCGTACGGCGTCCCTCGCCCAGCGCACGAACGTCATGTTCACGTTCCGGGCACTGCTGCACGCCCGCCGGTCCGACCTCGCCGAGATCCTCACCGCCGAGCACGGCAAGGTGCTGGCCGACGCGGCGGGGGAGATCCAGCGCGGGCTGGAGAACGTCGAGTTCGCCTGCGGGATCCCGCAGCTGCTCAAGGGCGGGTTCAGCGAGAACGCGTCGACGAACGTGGACGTGTACTCCCTGCGGCAGCCGCTCGGCGTGGTCGGCGTGATCACCCCGTTCAACTTCCCGGCCATGGTGCCGTTGTGGTTCGTGCCGAACGCCATCGCCTGCGGCAACACCGTGGTGCTCAAGCCCAGCGAGAAGGACCCGTCCGCGTCGAACCTCATCGCCGAGCTGTTCGCGGAGGCCGGGCTGCCCGAGGGCGTCCTCAACGTCGTCCACGGCGACCGGGAGGCCGTCGACCGGATCCTCGAACACCCCACGATCAAGGCGGTCTCGTTCGTCGGCTCCACCCCCGTCGCCCGGTACGTCTACGAGACCGGCACCCGCAACGGCAAGCGGGTGCAGGCGCTCGGCGGGGCGAAGAACCACATGGTCGTACTCCCCGACGCCGACCTCGACCTCGCCGCCGACGCCGCCGTGTCAGCCGGCTTCGGCTCGGCCGGCGAGCGCTGCATGGCCGTCTCCGTCGTCGTGGCCGTCGACCCGGTCGGCGACGAGCTGGTCGACAAGATCCGCGAGCGGATCGCCCGCCTGCGCGTCGGCGACGGCCGCCGCCCCGGCTGCGAGATGGGACCGCTGGTCACCGGCGCCCACCGCGACCGGGTGACGTCCTACCTGGACGCCGGCCGGGACGCCGGCGCGAAGCTGGTGGTGGACGGGCGCCAGCATCCGATCGACGGCGAGCGGACGGGCTTCTGGCTCGGGCCGACCCTGTTCGACCACGTCGGCACCGACATGTCCGTCTACACCGACGAGATCTTCGGCCCGGTGCTGTCGGTGGTGCGGGTGCCCAGCTACGACGCCGCCGTCGAACTGGTCAACGCCAACCCGTGGGGCAACGGCACGGCGATCTTCACCAACGACGGCGGCGCCGCCCGGCGCTACCAGAACGAGGCCGAGGTCGGCATGATCGGGGTGAACGTGCCGATCCCCGTCCCGATGTCGTACTACTCGTTCGGCGGGTGGAAGGACTCACTGTTCGGCGACGCGCGCGCGTACGGGCCGGAGGGGGTGGACTTCTTCGTCCGGTCGAAGGTGGTCACGAGCCGGTGGCTCGACCCGTCGCACGGCGGGGTGAACCTCGGCTTCCCGCAGGCCACCTGA